A genomic stretch from Oleomonas cavernae includes:
- a CDS encoding TetR/AcrR family transcriptional regulator, whose translation MTVIGVSWTSIGSCYTETVMQQITYIQLALKSDCRTVMRKKPVQQRSRQMVDRLIEATGQVIAQHGLDAVSTNRVAETAGVNIASLYQYFYDKSELIEALLDKASRDTVRMFNNNLATIDLQMPDTSKLLKIAMTVGLDFLRSNPLYMELINNWHRLPMHRLLDPLELYFQTLARQFFLQHLEDYAFENIQAKLFVLINSALFTMLRYLGKENPLLKEEDVVDALVETIVLSLGAGAVTKASRV comes from the coding sequence ATGACGGTCATCGGGGTCTCCTGGACAAGTATCGGCTCTTGCTACACGGAGACCGTAATGCAACAAATCACTTATATTCAACTTGCATTAAAATCGGATTGTCGAACCGTCATGCGCAAGAAACCGGTCCAGCAACGGTCGAGGCAGATGGTCGACCGGCTGATCGAAGCCACCGGCCAGGTGATCGCGCAGCACGGCCTTGACGCGGTCAGCACCAACCGGGTCGCCGAAACGGCAGGGGTCAACATCGCCTCGCTCTACCAGTATTTTTACGACAAGTCGGAGCTGATCGAGGCCTTGCTGGACAAGGCCAGCCGCGACACGGTGCGAATGTTCAATAATAATCTTGCCACAATTGATCTTCAGATGCCGGATACCAGTAAATTACTGAAAATAGCAATGACAGTGGGCTTGGATTTTCTGCGCTCCAACCCGCTTTATATGGAATTGATAAACAATTGGCACCGGTTGCCGATGCATCGCCTGCTCGATCCGCTGGAGCTATATTTTCAGACGCTTGCCCGCCAGTTCTTTCTACAGCACCTCGAAGACTATGCATTCGAGAATATTCAAGCCAAGCTCTTTGTGCTGATCAATAGCGCGCTGTTCACCATGCTTCGGTATCTGGGCAAGGAGAACCCATTGCTGAAGGAAGAAGATGTTGTCGATGCCCTGGTTGAAACCATCGTGCTGTCGCTGGGCGCCGGCGCGGTTACAAAAGCATCGCGGGTCTGA
- a CDS encoding helix-turn-helix domain-containing protein has product MSTIVNDLDARLGARIRLERETRGWSLTELAQRSGVSRAMINKIERGESSPTASLLGRLSGALELTMSTLLARIELHPGRLLRAGEQPRWVDPTTGYVRRHVSPASDLPLDLVQVELPAGASVPYPASSYAFIRQLIWVLGGALVFVEGEVTHRLGEGDCLELGPPTDCVFHNEGKAPCRYAVLVLRVA; this is encoded by the coding sequence ATGTCCACTATAGTGAACGATCTCGATGCCCGTCTAGGGGCGCGTATCCGCCTCGAACGCGAGACCCGGGGCTGGTCCCTGACCGAGCTGGCGCAGCGCTCGGGCGTCTCGCGGGCGATGATCAACAAGATCGAGCGGGGCGAGAGCAGCCCCACCGCGTCGCTGCTGGGCCGCCTGTCGGGGGCGCTGGAACTGACCATGTCGACCCTGCTGGCACGGATCGAATTACACCCCGGCCGGCTGCTGCGGGCCGGCGAGCAGCCGCGCTGGGTCGACCCGACGACCGGCTACGTCCGGCGCCATGTCTCGCCGGCCTCGGACCTGCCGCTCGATCTGGTGCAGGTCGAACTGCCCGCGGGCGCCAGCGTGCCCTATCCGGCGTCGTCCTATGCCTTCATCCGGCAATTGATCTGGGTGCTGGGCGGTGCGCTGGTCTTCGTCGAGGGCGAGGTCACCCACCGCCTGGGCGAGGGCGATTGTCTGGAACTGGGCCCGCCCACCGACTGCGTCTTCCACAACGAGGGCAAGGCGCCTTGCCGCTATGCGGTGCTGGTGCTGCGGGTGGCCTGA
- the ilvD gene encoding dihydroxy-acid dehydratase has product MPDYRSKTSTHGRNMAGARALWRATGMKEGDFGKPIIAIANSFTQFVPGHVHLKDLGQMVAREVEKAGGVAKEFHTIAVDDGIAMGHDGMLYSLPSRDLIADSVEYMANAHCADALICISNCDKITPGMLMASLRLNIPTIFVSGGPMEAGKVNWKGKIQAVDLVDAMVAGADPNVSDEESLEMERSACPTCGSCSGMFTANSMNCLTEALGLSLPGNGTIVATHADRRDLFLWAGRLIVDLARSYYEGEDERVLPRSIASFKAFENAMTLDIAMGGSTNTVLHLLAAAFEAGVDFTMADIDRLSRKVPNICKVAPAKNDVHIEDVHRAGGIVAILGELDRGGLIHRDVPTVHASTLGKAIDKWDVKRKPSDETLHFFKAAPGGVPTTVAFSQDKRFADLDLDREAGVIRDVPHAFSKDGGLAVLYGNIAADGCIVKTAGVDASILTFKGPARIFESQDAAVEAILGDRIVAGDVVVIRYEGPRGGPGMQEMLYPTSFLKSKGLGKACALITDGRFSGGTSGLSIGHVSPEAEEGGAIGLVEEGDMIEIDIPARTIHLAVSDEVMSHRRAAMEAKGGQAWQPALPRPRKVSTALKAYAAMATSAAKGAVRDVSKL; this is encoded by the coding sequence ATGCCCGACTATCGCTCCAAGACCTCCACCCACGGCCGCAACATGGCCGGCGCCCGCGCCCTGTGGCGCGCCACCGGCATGAAGGAAGGCGATTTCGGCAAGCCGATCATCGCCATCGCCAATTCCTTCACCCAATTCGTGCCTGGCCACGTCCACCTGAAGGACCTGGGCCAGATGGTGGCGCGCGAGGTCGAGAAGGCCGGCGGCGTGGCCAAGGAATTCCACACCATCGCGGTCGACGACGGCATCGCCATGGGCCATGACGGCATGCTCTACAGCCTGCCGTCGCGCGACCTGATCGCGGATTCGGTCGAATACATGGCCAATGCCCATTGCGCCGACGCGCTGATCTGCATCTCCAATTGCGACAAGATCACGCCGGGCATGCTGATGGCGTCGCTGCGCCTGAACATCCCCACCATCTTCGTCTCGGGCGGGCCGATGGAAGCGGGCAAGGTGAACTGGAAGGGCAAGATCCAGGCGGTTGATCTTGTGGATGCCATGGTCGCCGGCGCCGATCCCAATGTGTCCGACGAGGAAAGCCTGGAGATGGAACGGTCGGCCTGCCCGACCTGCGGGTCCTGCTCGGGCATGTTCACCGCCAATTCCATGAACTGCCTGACGGAAGCGCTGGGCCTGTCGCTGCCAGGCAACGGCACCATCGTGGCGACCCATGCCGACCGCCGCGACCTGTTCCTGTGGGCCGGCCGCCTGATCGTCGACCTCGCCCGGTCCTACTACGAGGGCGAGGACGAGCGCGTCCTGCCGCGCTCGATCGCCTCGTTCAAGGCTTTCGAGAATGCCATGACCCTGGACATCGCCATGGGCGGTTCGACCAACACGGTGCTGCACCTCCTGGCGGCCGCCTTCGAGGCGGGGGTGGACTTCACCATGGCCGATATCGACCGGCTGTCACGCAAGGTGCCCAACATCTGCAAGGTGGCGCCGGCCAAGAACGACGTCCACATCGAGGACGTCCACCGCGCCGGCGGCATCGTGGCCATCCTGGGCGAGCTCGACCGCGGCGGCCTGATCCACCGCGACGTGCCCACCGTCCATGCCTCGACCCTGGGCAAGGCGATCGACAAGTGGGACGTGAAGCGCAAGCCCAGCGACGAGACCCTGCACTTCTTCAAGGCCGCCCCCGGCGGCGTCCCCACCACCGTCGCCTTCAGCCAGGACAAGCGCTTCGCCGACCTGGACCTGGACCGTGAGGCCGGCGTGATCCGCGACGTGCCCCATGCCTTCTCCAAGGATGGCGGCTTGGCCGTGCTCTACGGCAATATCGCCGCGGACGGCTGCATCGTGAAGACCGCCGGCGTCGATGCCTCGATCCTCACCTTCAAGGGCCCGGCACGCATCTTCGAGAGCCAGGATGCGGCGGTGGAAGCGATCCTGGGCGACCGCATCGTGGCGGGCGACGTGGTGGTGATCCGCTACGAGGGGCCGCGCGGCGGCCCCGGCATGCAGGAAATGCTCTATCCCACCTCGTTCCTGAAATCCAAGGGCCTGGGCAAGGCCTGCGCCCTGATCACCGACGGCCGCTTCTCGGGCGGCACCTCGGGCCTTTCCATCGGCCATGTCTCGCCGGAAGCGGAAGAAGGCGGCGCCATCGGCCTGGTCGAGGAGGGCGACATGATCGAGATCGACATCCCGGCGCGGACCATCCACCTGGCAGTCAGCGACGAGGTCATGTCACATCGCCGCGCCGCGATGGAGGCCAAGGGCGGGCAGGCCTGGCAGCCGGCGCTGCCGCGGCCGCGCAAGGTGTCCACCGCGCTGAAGGCCTATGCCGCCATGGCGACCAGCGCCGCCAAGGGTGCGGTCCGCGACGTCTCGAAACTGTAA
- a CDS encoding metal-dependent hydrolase translates to MGQVPITPRNIKFALGGEDKRNWFAGDPVRTAILDGASILFPYGEGKFIESVIHFRDRITDPRLLADINAFAAQEGVHSREHRRYNKAIEAFGGDIARLEKRLRDVVEKMERRGVSPEYKLALTCAFEHFTAMLAHELLADPHFLDGAEPEFARLWRWHAIEEAEHKAVAFDVWNQVGPKGLRGYLMRVRAMLRATRIFTSQTRFNTHVLLRERGQTNVLRNARRILHFAVIRPGLLRRSFGVYLSYFRPGFHPWQHDDRHLIEQHKNSYAAEPVIAAE, encoded by the coding sequence ATGGGCCAGGTACCGATTACCCCACGCAACATCAAGTTCGCCTTGGGCGGCGAGGACAAGCGCAACTGGTTCGCGGGCGACCCGGTGCGCACGGCGATCCTCGACGGCGCCTCGATCCTGTTTCCCTATGGCGAGGGCAAGTTCATCGAATCCGTGATCCATTTCCGCGACCGCATCACCGATCCCAGGCTGCTGGCGGACATCAACGCCTTTGCCGCCCAGGAAGGCGTCCACAGCCGCGAACACCGCCGCTACAACAAGGCGATCGAGGCTTTCGGCGGCGATATCGCCCGGTTGGAGAAGCGCCTGCGGGATGTCGTCGAAAAGATGGAGCGGCGCGGCGTCTCGCCTGAATACAAGCTGGCGCTGACCTGCGCCTTCGAGCATTTCACGGCGATGCTGGCCCACGAACTGCTGGCCGACCCGCATTTCCTGGACGGTGCCGAACCGGAATTCGCCAGGCTGTGGCGCTGGCACGCGATCGAGGAGGCCGAGCACAAGGCAGTGGCCTTCGACGTCTGGAACCAGGTCGGTCCCAAGGGGCTGCGCGGCTACCTGATGCGGGTGCGCGCCATGCTGAGGGCGACCCGGATCTTCACCAGCCAGACCCGGTTCAACACCCATGTCCTGCTGCGCGAACGCGGGCAGACCAATGTCCTGCGCAACGCGCGCCGTATCCTGCATTTCGCGGTGATCCGGCCGGGCCTGCTGCGCCGGTCGTTCGGCGTCTACCTCAGCTATTTCCGCCCGGGCTTCCATCCCTGGCAGCACGACGACCGTCACCTGATCGAACAGCACAAGAATTCCTATGCCGCCGAACCTGTCATCGCGGCCGAGTAA
- a CDS encoding metal-dependent hydrolase — MGKAVIKARNLKFALAGADKRNWFGGNPQATALLDGASILFPVGETYFINAVIHYRDQIADPKLQAEITAFQQQEGIHSREHRRYNEAIQAFGGDVPALEQNLKDEIARWDDSAIFKLAVTCAFEHFTAIGAHFALAKEGFFDKADPEYAKLWRWHAIEEAEHKSVAYDVWNQVGPKGLAGYRMRIRALMLATRVFNGQTLHNALSLLKARGETNRWKNRLAIWKFVFVSPGFLWGILPAYFSYFLPGFHPWRHDNRHLIEQYKVAYEA, encoded by the coding sequence ATGGGTAAGGCAGTCATCAAGGCGCGGAACCTGAAGTTCGCGCTGGCGGGTGCGGACAAGCGCAACTGGTTCGGCGGCAATCCGCAGGCGACGGCGCTGCTGGACGGCGCTTCGATCCTGTTCCCGGTGGGCGAGACCTATTTCATCAATGCGGTGATCCACTACCGCGACCAGATTGCCGATCCCAAGCTGCAGGCGGAAATCACCGCCTTCCAGCAGCAGGAAGGCATCCACAGCCGCGAACACCGCCGCTACAACGAGGCGATCCAGGCCTTCGGCGGCGATGTTCCGGCGCTGGAGCAGAACCTGAAGGACGAGATCGCCCGCTGGGACGACAGCGCGATCTTCAAGCTGGCGGTGACCTGCGCCTTCGAGCATTTCACCGCCATCGGTGCCCATTTCGCCCTGGCCAAGGAAGGCTTCTTCGACAAGGCCGATCCCGAATACGCCAAGCTGTGGCGCTGGCACGCGATCGAGGAGGCCGAGCACAAATCGGTCGCCTATGACGTGTGGAACCAGGTCGGGCCCAAGGGCCTGGCCGGCTACCGCATGCGCATCAGGGCGCTGATGCTGGCGACCCGGGTGTTCAACGGCCAGACCCTGCACAATGCCCTGTCGCTGCTGAAGGCGCGGGGCGAGACCAACCGCTGGAAGAACCGCCTGGCGATCTGGAAGTTCGTGTTTGTCAGCCCCGGTTTCCTGTGGGGCATCCTGCCGGCCTATTTCAGCTATTTCCTGCCGGGCTTCCACCCCTGGCGCCACGACAACCGCCACCTGATCGAGCAGTACAAGGTCGCCTACGAGGCGTAA
- a CDS encoding cell wall hydrolase, with amino-acid sequence MRFSSIAGVMLAAGTLAACALPVQQASHAAAPVPGIAAPPPVHDPLPPAPQARNVTVTDRDCLIVTLYYEAGGEGAKGLAAVGHVVLNRLDNRPPDTTICDVIYEKGQFGWTRKVPRKSIPGVIGTTQRWQNAAVIADAVLSGTIGDPTDGAHSFYSILQYGKRTPKWARKLTRTAQIGNHVFLR; translated from the coding sequence ATGAGATTTTCGTCCATTGCCGGCGTCATGCTGGCTGCCGGCACGCTTGCGGCCTGCGCCCTGCCGGTGCAGCAGGCCTCCCACGCCGCCGCCCCGGTGCCGGGCATCGCCGCGCCGCCGCCGGTGCATGATCCCCTGCCGCCCGCGCCCCAGGCCCGCAACGTCACCGTGACCGATCGCGACTGCCTGATCGTCACCCTGTACTACGAGGCGGGCGGCGAAGGGGCCAAGGGCCTGGCGGCGGTGGGCCATGTCGTGCTCAACCGGCTGGACAACCGCCCGCCCGATACCACGATCTGCGACGTGATCTACGAGAAGGGCCAGTTCGGCTGGACCCGCAAGGTGCCGCGCAAGAGCATTCCCGGCGTGATCGGCACCACCCAGCGCTGGCAGAATGCCGCCGTCATCGCCGATGCTGTCCTCTCCGGGACCATCGGCGATCCCACCGACGGTGCCCATTCCTTTTACTCGATCCTGCAATACGGCAAGCGCACGCCCAAATGGGCCCGCAAGCTGACCCGCACCGCCCAGATCGGCAACCACGTCTTCCTGCGCTGA
- a CDS encoding metal-dependent hydrolase, whose translation MGKADIVARNIKFALTGEDKRNWFAGNPVATAIMDGASILFPVGETYFINAVVHFRDRVSDPKLLAEINGFQQQEGIHSREHRRYNNAIKAFGGDVDALEQNLRDEIARWDDSPEFKLAVTCAFEHFTAILADDLLAHPDFMAGAEPEFSRIWHWHAIEEAEHKSVAYDVWNIVKPKGLKGYLMRTRAMRLATRVFLQQTHNNAFTLLAARGEAATGRNIRRALYFGLVKPGTLRRQMGAYLSYYLPGFHPWQHDNRHLIEQRKDSYAAPITAAE comes from the coding sequence ATGGGCAAGGCCGATATCGTCGCGCGCAACATCAAGTTCGCCCTGACCGGCGAGGACAAGCGCAACTGGTTTGCCGGCAACCCGGTGGCGACCGCCATCATGGACGGCGCCTCGATCCTGTTTCCGGTGGGCGAGACCTATTTCATCAACGCGGTCGTCCATTTCCGCGACCGGGTGAGCGATCCCAAGCTGCTGGCCGAGATTAACGGCTTCCAGCAGCAGGAAGGCATCCACTCGCGCGAGCATCGCCGCTACAACAACGCGATCAAGGCCTTCGGCGGCGATGTCGACGCGCTGGAGCAGAACCTGCGCGACGAGATCGCCCGCTGGGACGACAGCCCGGAATTCAAGCTGGCGGTGACCTGCGCCTTCGAGCATTTCACCGCCATCCTGGCCGACGACCTGCTGGCCCATCCCGATTTCATGGCCGGCGCCGAGCCTGAATTCTCCCGCATCTGGCACTGGCATGCGATCGAGGAAGCGGAACACAAGTCGGTCGCCTACGACGTCTGGAACATCGTGAAGCCCAAGGGCCTGAAGGGTTACCTGATGCGGACCCGGGCGATGCGCCTGGCCACCCGGGTCTTCCTGCAGCAGACCCACAACAATGCCTTCACCCTGCTGGCGGCCCGGGGCGAGGCGGCGACGGGCAGGAACATCCGCCGAGCCCTCTACTTCGGGCTGGTGAAGCCGGGCACCCTGCGCCGCCAGATGGGCGCCTATCTCAGCTACTACCTGCCGGGCTTCCACCCCTGGCAGCACGACAACCGCCACCTGATCGAGCAGCGCAAGGATTCCTACGCCGCCCCGATAACCGCGGCCGAGTAA
- a CDS encoding GNAT family N-acetyltransferase: MNKSLSIRDAGEGDLAGILEIYNDAVAHTTAIWNDTLVDLENRRAWLALRQSQGFPVLVAVDGDGAVLGYASYGDWRPFDGYRYTVEHSVYVHKACRGAGAGRLLLAALIERARAAGKHVMVAGIDAANEASIALHEKQGFRRSGLIEQVGRKFDRWLDLVFMDKRL, translated from the coding sequence ATGAACAAGAGCCTTTCCATCCGCGATGCCGGCGAGGGCGACCTGGCCGGCATCCTCGAGATCTACAACGATGCCGTCGCCCACACGACGGCGATCTGGAACGACACGCTGGTGGACCTGGAAAATCGCCGCGCCTGGCTCGCCCTGCGCCAGTCCCAGGGGTTTCCGGTCCTGGTGGCGGTGGATGGCGACGGCGCCGTTCTGGGCTATGCCTCCTACGGCGACTGGCGGCCCTTCGACGGCTATCGTTACACCGTCGAGCATTCGGTCTATGTCCATAAGGCCTGCCGGGGGGCCGGCGCCGGCCGCCTGCTGCTCGCCGCCCTGATCGAGCGCGCCCGGGCGGCTGGCAAGCATGTCATGGTCGCGGGCATCGACGCCGCCAACGAGGCCTCGATCGCCCTGCACGAAAAGCAGGGCTTTCGCCGGTCCGGCCTGATCGAGCAGGTCGGCCGCAAGTTCGACCGCTGGCTCGACCTGGTGTTCATGGACAAGCGGCTATAA
- a CDS encoding oxygenase MpaB family protein yields MTVMTPPTATARRATPGRVPAFPEDGIPPFVHALMPVSLPVWLMERLIGGPVRLDRGLREEMIEGLWEGDEPMDTLLDWMFAAGAREGKQLFEQALDHGVESVPEAPEPLRAFFAVIDRRPDWVDMSAVQEGMRALNAVGEVGAYLGRDYALMGGYLLSGFNEALVMTGALNKGAGRRFAETMSWAMDIITPEGMERFGVGFKSTIRVRMIHALVRRNLVRRPDWNAARHAMPINQTDMCATILANALVAFGSRCLGVPMTNGQIDAVIKHTRYVGWLMGVKGPWLPTSNAHAIRLLLHATSTQPRGEETSQIMAKSLAAEPLTRHYPYFRAVHRRLEHSRHLSISRFLLGKRTLDTLGVPSNVLPWYPVLTIGPRLAWQVAHRLVPGGYRRLCEQGLKKQRQMLEVFHAGAKSAAGIIKPDASHPAHV; encoded by the coding sequence ATGACCGTCATGACGCCCCCTACGGCGACCGCCCGCCGCGCGACACCGGGCCGTGTGCCCGCCTTCCCTGAAGACGGAATACCGCCCTTCGTCCATGCCTTGATGCCTGTTTCTCTGCCGGTGTGGCTGATGGAGCGCCTGATCGGGGGACCGGTGCGTCTCGATCGCGGTCTTCGGGAGGAGATGATCGAGGGTCTGTGGGAGGGTGACGAGCCCATGGACACGCTCTTGGACTGGATGTTTGCCGCCGGTGCCAGAGAGGGCAAACAGCTTTTCGAACAAGCCCTGGATCACGGCGTTGAAAGTGTCCCGGAAGCGCCGGAACCCTTGCGGGCGTTTTTTGCCGTGATCGATCGCCGCCCCGATTGGGTCGACATGAGTGCGGTGCAGGAAGGCATGCGCGCGTTGAACGCCGTTGGCGAAGTCGGCGCTTATCTGGGCCGTGACTATGCCCTGATGGGCGGCTATCTGCTTTCCGGCTTCAATGAGGCGCTGGTGATGACGGGCGCGCTGAACAAGGGTGCCGGCAGGCGGTTTGCCGAAACCATGTCCTGGGCGATGGACATCATAACCCCTGAGGGCATGGAGCGCTTTGGTGTCGGCTTCAAGAGCACCATCCGCGTGCGCATGATCCACGCCCTGGTGCGCCGCAATCTGGTGCGCAGGCCGGATTGGAATGCTGCTCGTCACGCCATGCCGATCAACCAGACCGATATGTGCGCCACGATCCTGGCCAACGCGCTTGTGGCCTTCGGTTCCCGTTGCCTGGGTGTCCCCATGACCAATGGCCAAATCGACGCCGTCATAAAGCATACGCGCTATGTGGGCTGGCTGATGGGCGTCAAGGGGCCCTGGCTGCCGACCTCGAATGCGCACGCCATTCGCCTGCTGCTGCATGCCACCAGTACCCAGCCGCGTGGGGAAGAGACCAGCCAGATCATGGCGAAGTCCCTGGCGGCCGAACCGCTGACGCGCCACTACCCTTACTTCCGGGCCGTTCACCGCCGGCTGGAGCACTCGCGCCATCTCAGCATCAGCCGCTTTCTGCTCGGCAAACGCACGCTGGACACGCTTGGCGTCCCCTCGAATGTCCTGCCCTGGTATCCCGTCTTGACCATCGGCCCGCGACTCGCCTGGCAGGTTGCTCATCGACTAGTGCCGGGCGGCTATCGTCGCCTCTGCGAGCAGGGCCTGAAAAAGCAGCGGCAAATGCTCGAGGTCTTTCACGCCGGTGCCAAAAGCGCCGCCGGGATTATCAAGCCCGACGCCAGTCACCCGGCGCATGTTTAG
- a CDS encoding TetR/AcrR family transcriptional regulator, with protein MNSTAAIAKVPPGRTYRGASNEERRAERRQKLIEAAIEVYGDVGFHAATVKQVCAQAGLTERYFYESFENAEALLAAGYLAVMDRLQAEVLAAIAAAPRDMGAITRAALTTYYRLLRETPKAARVFLVEILGVSPAVDALYWDAIRNLSLTVLQFWPEATERARAQGIDLNLFADGLIGATVQIALGWVRSGYAQPVETVVETAMAILGAVNRQYGG; from the coding sequence ATGAACTCGACAGCCGCCATCGCCAAAGTCCCGCCCGGCCGCACCTATCGCGGCGCCAGCAACGAGGAACGCCGCGCCGAACGCCGGCAAAAGCTCATCGAGGCGGCGATCGAGGTTTACGGCGACGTCGGCTTCCACGCCGCGACGGTGAAGCAGGTCTGTGCCCAGGCCGGCCTGACCGAGCGCTATTTCTACGAATCCTTCGAGAATGCCGAGGCGCTGCTGGCGGCCGGCTACCTGGCCGTGATGGACCGGCTGCAGGCCGAAGTCCTGGCCGCCATCGCCGCCGCGCCGCGCGACATGGGCGCGATCACCCGGGCGGCGCTGACCACCTATTATCGCCTGCTGCGCGAGACGCCCAAGGCGGCACGGGTCTTCCTGGTCGAGATCCTAGGGGTCAGCCCGGCGGTCGACGCGCTCTATTGGGATGCCATCCGCAACCTGTCGCTGACCGTGCTGCAATTCTGGCCGGAAGCGACAGAGCGGGCACGGGCCCAGGGCATCGACCTGAACCTCTTCGCCGACGGCCTGATCGGGGCCACCGTGCAGATCGCGCTGGGCTGGGTCCGCTCGGGCTATGCCCAACCGGTGGAAACCGTGGTCGAGACGGCCATGGCCATCCTGGGCGCGGTCAACCGGCAGTACGGCGGCTAG
- a CDS encoding multidrug effflux MFS transporter encodes MQSNASPQSRLGMIVALGALTAFAPLSIDMYLPAFPALEGYFATDAGAVQATLAAFFIGLAIGQAFHGPLSDRFGRRAPLMAGIAIYIAASIGAVFAPDIETLAALRFIQAIGGCAGMVIARAMVRDLFDERDSAKVFSMLMLVMGLAPILAPLAGGQILILADWRVIFLVLAGFGALCLFSVTLFLPETLGRERRHRGGLGSVLRAYGHLLADPGFMGFGVANALLSAGLFSYITGSPFIFITLYGVSPQDYGLLFSLNAFGLIAASQVNVRLLRYWDGRRILKVAMAVNALAGLVLAGMALAQPASLFLLMVPLFTTLVSLGFVGANAMAAAMSRAGHHAGAASALLGVMQFGFGAMAGAAVGLFENGTAGPMGLVMAGLAVAGFTTHRLLAARP; translated from the coding sequence ATGCAAAGTAATGCTTCCCCCCAGAGCCGGCTGGGCATGATCGTCGCGCTGGGCGCGCTGACCGCCTTCGCCCCCCTGTCGATCGACATGTACCTGCCCGCCTTCCCGGCACTGGAGGGCTATTTCGCCACCGATGCCGGCGCCGTGCAGGCGACCCTGGCGGCCTTCTTCATCGGCCTTGCCATCGGCCAGGCCTTCCACGGCCCCCTGTCCGACCGCTTCGGCCGGCGCGCGCCCCTGATGGCGGGGATCGCGATCTATATCGCCGCCTCGATCGGTGCCGTCTTCGCGCCCGATATCGAGACCCTGGCGGCATTGCGCTTCATCCAGGCGATCGGCGGCTGCGCCGGGATGGTGATCGCCCGGGCCATGGTGCGCGACCTGTTCGACGAGCGGGATTCGGCCAAGGTCTTTTCCATGCTGATGCTGGTCATGGGCCTGGCGCCGATCCTCGCCCCCCTGGCCGGCGGGCAGATCCTGATCCTGGCCGACTGGCGCGTGATCTTCCTGGTGCTGGCGGGTTTTGGTGCCTTGTGCCTGTTCAGCGTCACCCTGTTCCTGCCCGAGACCCTGGGCCGCGAGCGGCGTCATCGCGGCGGCCTGGGCTCGGTGCTGCGGGCCTACGGCCACCTGCTGGCCGATCCCGGCTTCATGGGTTTCGGCGTGGCCAATGCCCTGCTCAGCGCCGGCCTGTTCAGCTATATCACCGGCTCGCCCTTCATCTTCATCACGCTCTACGGCGTCAGCCCGCAGGACTACGGCCTGCTGTTCAGCCTGAACGCCTTCGGCCTGATCGCCGCCAGCCAGGTCAATGTCCGCCTGCTGCGCTATTGGGACGGGCGGCGGATCCTGAAGGTCGCGATGGCGGTCAATGCGCTCGCCGGCCTGGTGCTGGCGGGCATGGCCCTGGCCCAGCCGGCCAGCCTGTTCCTTTTGATGGTGCCGCTGTTTACCACCCTGGTCAGCCTGGGCTTTGTCGGCGCCAACGCCATGGCGGCGGCGATGTCGCGCGCCGGCCACCATGCCGGCGCGGCATCGGCCCTGCTGGGGGTGATGCAATTCGGCTTCGGCGCCATGGCCGGCGCCGCCGTCGGCCTGTTCGAGAACGGCACCGCCGGCCCCATGGGCCTGGTCATGGCCGGCCTGGCGGTGGCCGGCTTCACCACCCACCGCCTGCTGGCCGCCCGCCCCTGA